A window of Miscanthus floridulus cultivar M001 unplaced genomic scaffold, ASM1932011v1 fs_788_1_2, whole genome shotgun sequence contains these coding sequences:
- the LOC136533127 gene encoding phosphatidylinositol 4-phosphate 5-kinase 6-like — protein MSQLPAPASRLWEASIRKLQTIRRATTTAGPVPDGADGVAAAALTMPSLLHVSSSASSTIYQYHHEDGEDSDTSTDGGNDSDGASEEEDAAALGEPTQAEQLLPSGDFYQGDLRGELPHGAGKFLWTDGSMYEGAWRRGRASGRGKFSWTSGATYEGDFAGGYMHGQGTYIGEFGDTFAGLWANNLRHGRGTQAYANGDVYDGHWRDGLQDGHGRYIWRHGHEYIGTWRAGDMHGCGTVIWADGDRYDGAWEDTRPKGQGTFRWADGGMYIGTWCEEAGAVHADGVYYPPSGGPAVPVPREPCDPITALLQELEVCEGKTASLMPSQKVLTWPGVEAVQKKPVWRPPKVSPDQGRRSSVSRRSSASLDLDILQAAAEGGDSEEARADRSCLRTSSCMRTPPRPGKKQGETISKGHRNYELMLNLQLGIRHAVGRQSAPTTLDLKSSAFDPKEKVWTRFPPEGSKHTPPHQSCDFRWKDYCPLVFRTLRKLFDVDPADYMISICGDEALRELSSPGKSGSFFYLTNDDKYMIKTMKKSEVKVLLRMLPAYYKHVRSLENTLITKFFGLHCVNVKLTGAIQKKVRFVIMGNLFCSSYAIHRRFDLKGSSHGRMTDKPIDQISEHTTLKDLDLNFIFRLPGTWFEEFCRQVDKDCELLEMERIMDYSLLVGIHFKDRCKDKLNDSSNGDNGTSHTAEDSEENRKGSLKLGICMPSRVENVVKNPESESPLIGEPTGEFQDVILFFGIIDILQDYDISKKLEHAYKSMQYDPNSISAVDPKQYCKRFRDFIFKAFADDVQ, from the exons ATGAGCCAGCTCCCTGCCCCGGCCAGCCGGCTGTGGGAGGCGAGCATCCGCAAGCTCCAGACCATCCGCCGCGCGACGACGACAGCGGGGCCGGTCCCCGACGGCGCCGACggcgtggccgccgccgccctcacgATGCCCAGCCTCCTCCACGTCAGCTCCTCCGCGTCCAGCACCATCTACCAGTACCACCACGAGGACGGCGAGGACAGCGACACCAGCACCGACGGCGGCAACGACTCGGACGGCGCCAGCGAGGAGGAGGACGCCGCGGCGCTCGGCGAGCCCACGCAAGCGGAGCAGCTGCTGCCCAGCGGGGACTTCTACCAGGGCGACCTGCGCGGGGAGCTCCCGCACGGCGCGGGCAAGTTCCTCTGGACCGACGGCAGCATGTACGAGGGAGCCTGGCGCCGCGGCCGCGCGTCGGGGCGCGGAAAGTTCTCCTGGACCTCCGGTGCCACCTACGAGGGCGACTTCGCCGGCGGGTACATGCACGGCCAGGGCACCTACATCGGCGAGTTCGGGGACACCTTCGCGGGGCTCTGGGCCAACAACCTCCGCCACGGCCGGGGCACGCAGGCGTACGCCAACGGGGACGTCTACGACGGCCACTGGCGCGACGGCCTGCAGGACGGCCACGGCCGCTACATCTGGCGCCACGGCCACGAGTACATCGGCACCTGGAGGGCCGGCGACATGCACGGCTGCGGGACCGTTATCTGGGCCGACGGCGACCGCTACGACGGCGCGTGGGAGGACACCAGGCCCAAGGGCCAGGGCACCTTCCGGTGGGCTGACGGCGGGATGTACATCGGCACCTGGTGCGAGGAGGCCGGCGCCGTGCACGCCGACGGCGTCTACTACCCGCCGTCCGGTGGCCCCGCCGTGCCCGTGCCCCGCGAGCCCTGCGACCCCATCACGGCGCTGCTCCAGGAGCTGGAGGTGTGCGAGGGCAAGACGGCGTCGCTGATGCCGTCGCAGAAGGTCCTGACATGGCCAGGGGTGGAGGCCGTGCAGAAGAAGCCAGTGTGGCGGCCGCCCAAGGTGAGCCCTGACCAAGGAAGGAGGTCCAGCGTGAGCAGGAGGAGCAGCGCGTCGCTGGACCTGGACATCCTGCAGGCCGCCGCCGAGGGTGGCGACAGCGAGGAGGCGCGCGCGGACAGGTCGTGCCTGCGGACGTCGTCGTGCATGCGCACGCCGCCGAGGCCGGGGAAGAAGCAGGGGGAGACTATCTCCAAGGGGCACAGGAACTACGAGCTCATGCTCAACCTGCAGCTTGGCATCAG GCACGCTGTCGGAAGGCAGTCAGCGCCAACTACGCTGGATCTCAAGTCATCAGCATTTGATCCAAAAGAGAAGGTCTGGACAAGATTTCCTCCTGAAGGATCAAAGCATACTCCTCCTCACCAATCATGTGATTTTCGGTGGAAAGACTACTGTCCCCTGGTTTTCAG GACTTTGCGCAAGCTCTTCGACGTTGATCCGGCAGACTACATGATCTCCATTTGTGGGGATGAGGCACTCAGGGAACTTTCATCGCCTGGTAAAAGTGGAAGCTTCTTTTACCTCACAAATGATGACAAGTACATGATCAAAACAATGAAGAAGTCAGAAGTTAAA GTACTCCTTAGGATGCTTCCAGCCTATTATAAACACGTCCGTTCTTTGGAAAATACTCTAATAACTAAATTCTTTGGTCTACACTGTGTGAACGTTAAACTTACAGGAGCTATCCAGAAAAAG GTCCGGTTTGTTATAATGGGGAATCTTTTCTGCTCCAGCTATGCAATCCATAGGCGCTTCGATTTGAAAGGATCTTCACATGGTCGCATGACAGACAAACCCATCGATCAAATTAGCGAGCACACCACATTGAAGGATCTTGATCTTAATTTCATTTTCCGGCTACCAGGAACTTGGTTTGAGGAATTCTGCAG GCAAGTGGACAAAGATTGTGAATTACTGGAGATGGAGAGGATCATGGATTATAGTCTTTTGGTTGGTATTCACTTCAAGGACAGATGCAAAGATAAGTTAAACG ACAGCAGCAATGGTGACAACGGGACGTCTCATACTGCTGAAGATTCTGAGGAAAATAG aaaaggatcattaaaactggGAATCTGCATGCCCTCAAGGGTGGAGAACGTAGTGAAGAATCCTGAGAGTGAATCTCCGCTCATCGGTGAGCCCACAGGCGAATTCCAGGATGTCATCTTGTTCTTTGGAATCATTGACATCCTGCAGGACTATGATATTAGTAAGAAGCTGGAGCACGCTTACAAATCTATGCAATATGATCCCAACTCAATATCAGCTGTTGACCCGAAGCAATACTGCAAGCGATTCAGGGACTTCATTTTTAAGGCTTTCGCCGACGATGTACAATAA